A stretch of the Filimonas lacunae genome encodes the following:
- the atpC gene encoding ATP synthase F1 subunit epsilon, with protein sequence MTLEILTPEKKLYNGEVYGVQLPGIEGLFEILDKHAPLVSALGKGNLKVLKDKQHTENYSIQGGFVEVLNNKATVLVEGAVALD encoded by the coding sequence ATGACATTAGAAATATTAACACCTGAAAAAAAGCTATACAACGGAGAAGTGTACGGTGTACAGTTACCTGGTATAGAAGGTTTGTTTGAAATATTGGATAAGCACGCGCCACTGGTAAGTGCTTTAGGCAAAGGCAACCTGAAAGTGCTGAAAGACAAACAGCATACTGAAAACTACAGCATTCAGGGTGGATTTGTGGAAGTATTGAATAACAAAGCCACCGTATTAGTAGAAGGTGCAGTAGCACTCGACTAA